The genomic DNA CGAAGCCGCTCGGCGATTTCCGCGTCTTCAAGGTTCGGAAGGACGTGACCCGGTCGGCGCGCTCGGGCCAGCCCCACGACTTCTTCGTCCTCGAGTGCTCCGACTGGGCGAACGTCATCGCGCTCACCGATTCTCGTGAAGTCGTCCTCGTCCGGCAGTTTCGCGCCGGGACTCGCTCGGTCACGCTCGAGATCCCGGGCGGGAGCGTCGAGAAGGGGGAGACCGCGGCCGCGGCCGTCCGCCGCGAGCTGCGCGAGGAGACGGGCTACGCGGCGCGAGCGTGGAAGCGCATCGGCGTCGTCCACCCGAACCCCGCGATCCAGGGGAACCGCTGCTTCACGTACCTCGCGACGGGCTGCCGCAGCGTCGGCGACCTCATGCCGGACGAGGGCGAGGACCTCGCGGTGGAGCTCGTCCCGCTGCGGAAGATCCCGGGCCTCATCCGGAAGGGCCGCATCACGCACTCACTGGTGATCGCGGCGTTTCACTTTCTTTCCCTTCGCTGAGACTTCGCGGTCCGGGACGGTGACGGGCCCGGACCCGTCCAACGCGAATGCGACGCGCGCGAGGCGGGTTGGGGTCTCGGCCTCCAGCCACGTCACGGCCCGGCGGTCCCGCGTGAGGGCGAGGGAGCCCGGCACGGGCAGCAGTGGCGAGTGGAGGATGCGGCGCGTCACGGCCGCCTTCGGCGCGTCGGGCCGCGACGTGACGACGAGGGCGAGGTCGCCAATCTGTCCCTCGATGCGCACGACTGCGGCCCCCGGCCCCTGAGAGAGCCAGACTTCCTGCGGGAACGGAGCGGCGCCGGAGCCGCGCAGGCGCCGCACGGCTTTCGCCGCCTCCCGAAGGCGCCGGGCCTTGGCCGGGTCGGGCTCGAGCGCCTCGAGCCGTTGGCTCGCGTCCGTCAGCCGGCGGTCGAGCGCCGTCAGGTCCTCCATCTTCCCGGCCGCGAGGAGGAGGCGCGCGAGATCGGGAGCCGCGCGTTCCAGGCGGCGCGACACGCCCTCGGCGACCCGTGCGGACTGGACGGATTCCGCGAACGTCAGCCAGGCGACGGCTTCCTCCCACTTCGCGATCAACGTGACGCCGGGCAGCGGAAAGCGCGCCCGCAGGGCGCCGGCCAGCGCGCGCTCGCGGAGGTCGAGGAGCGGCCCGGAGGCGTCGGCGGGGATGTCGCCGAGCGCCCGGCGGAAGGCCTCGCCGTCGTAGACCCGGATCTTCCTGCCGAGCTTCGGGTCAAACGGCGCCGTGAACCCGACGCCTTCGGGCGCCGAACCCGGCCGCGGCGCGAGGCGTTCGGCCGTTTCGCCGAGGAGGACCTCCGCGCCCGGGTCGGGCGTCCCGTCGGCCCGCAGCCGCCCCGCGCCCCGCGCCAAGAGCGCCGCCGCGAGCGGCAGCCGGGTGTCGTCGGCCGCGAGGTAGCGGCCGACGACGACGAGATTGCGCCCTCCGTCCGGGCCTGTGAAGAGATCCTCGCCGGCCGCGAGAAGGCGTGCTGAGGCCAGCGCGGCGAGGAGAGGCAGCAGGAAACGGCGGCGGCGCGACATGGCGGCCTCAGTCCGCCCGCTTTGCGAGCGCCGACTGGCCGTTTGCCACCCGCTTGCCGGCCTCCTTGCCGAGGATGTCGGCCGTGAGGTTCGGCATCACGATGACCTGCACCTTGTCGCCGAGCTTCTCGGCGAGCGTCTTGTTGACCCACGTCGGGTTCTTCTCGATGAGCTCGACCTCGCGCTTGAGGTTCTCGAATTGCGCGAGCGAGGTCTGCCGGATGGCGAAGGCTTCCGCCTCCGAGAGCGTGCGGCGGCGCGAGGCTTCGGCCTCCGTCTGGATCTTCATCGTCTGCGCGGCCGATTCCGCCTCGCGCAGGCGGCGCGCCTTCTGCGCGTCGGCCTCGAGCTCCTGCTGCTTGATCGCCTTCTCCTTGAGCGGGAGGATGTACGTCATCGCGTCGGACTCGGCCTTGGCCTCGATGAGCCGGCGGTTCGCGGCGGCTTCGGCCTCCTTGTCCGAGCGCGCCTTGCGCGCTTCGGCCTCGAGGCGCTGCTGCTCGACCTCCTGCTTCTTGAACCGGAGGTTCGCCTCGGTGCGCTCGACGAGCTGCGACTGCTCGAGGAGCGCGAGGCGCCCGCGCTCGAACTCCACGGGAAGCTTGAGGTCCCCGACGAGTACGTCCTTGAGGATGATCC from Acidobacteriota bacterium includes the following:
- a CDS encoding NUDIX hydrolase, whose amino-acid sequence is KPLGDFRVFKVRKDVTRSARSGQPHDFFVLECSDWANVIALTDSREVVLVRQFRAGTRSVTLEIPGGSVEKGETAAAAVRRELREETGYAARAWKRIGVVHPNPAIQGNRCFTYLATGCRSVGDLMPDEGEDLAVELVPLRKIPGLIRKGRITHSLVIAAFHFLSLR